A stretch of DNA from Actinomycetota bacterium:
TCGGCACCTATCGAGACGTCGAGCTACGGCGCCAGCATCCCCTCGCCCGCACGCTCGCGGACCTCGCGCGCGAGAACGTAAGCCAACGCGTTGTCCTCCGCGGGCTGCTCGAGGAAGACGTGGCGCGCTACATCGAGATGACGTCCGGCATCGCTCCCTCGCCGGAACTGGCACGCACGGTGCACCGAGAGACCGAAGGGAATCCGTTCTTCGTCAGCGAGATCGTGCGGCTGCTCGCGAGCGAAGGGAAGCTCGAGCGGCCGGCCGAGGGGTCCTGGAGCATCAGCATCCCTCAAAGCGTCCGCGAGGTCGTGGGACGGCGCCTGGACCAGTTGTCCGACGGATGTAACGAGTTGCTGCGCATCGCTTCGGTCGTCGGGCGCGACTTCGCACTCGGCGTCGTCCAGGCCGCCGGCGAGCTCGACGGCGTCGCCGTGATGAACGCGATCGAGGAAGCGAGGGCGGCCCGTGTGATCGGGGAGGCCCCGCGATCCCTCGACCGGTACACCTTCTCGCACGCGCTTATCCGCGAGACTCTCTACGAAGAGATCCCGACGACGCGCCGCGTCATGCTCCACCGACGGATCGGCGAGGTGCTCGAGAAGCTTTACGCCGATTCGCAGGAGCCGCACCTCGCCGAGCTCGCTCACCACTTCCTGGAGGCCGCTCCGGGCGGTGATCTGGAAAAGGCTCTGTCGTATGGGGAGCGCGCGGCCGACCGGGCCCTCGCGCAGCTCGCCTATGAGGAGGCCGTGCGACATTGTCTCCGCGCGCTCGACGCTCTGGAGCTGGCGCCGGGAAACGTGGCTCGTCGTTGCGCCTACCTGTTGCGGCTCGGTGAGGCGCAGCGCCGCGCCGGGGACACCGAGGGGGCACGAGAAGCGTTCTTCAAGGCAGCTGATCTCGCCCGGACGACCGGCGATATGCGGGCGCTCGCCGAGGCGGGGATCGGCTTGCGCGCCGGCGCGTCCTTCGGTTCCGTGGACGAGCGGCGCGCGACGATCCTCGAGGAGGCCCTGGCTGGGATCGGCGGGGACGATCCTGCGCTCCGCTCCCGTCTTTCTTCCGAGTTGGCGCGCACCCTGTACTTCAGCCCGCAAACCGAACGGATCCGCCGGCTCGCGGAGGACGCGGTTGCAGCCGGATCCGCCTCGCACGATCCGATCGCGCTCGCGGAAGCGCTGAGCGCTCAGGCATACGTATTGTGGCTGGCCGACCCTCCCGAGGAACGGATAGAGAGCGGCAAGCGCATCGCGCAGCTGGCTCGCCCGGTCGGTGATCTCGAGCTGCTCCTGGACGGGATCATGTGGGGGATCATCGGCTTCACCGAACAGGCCGACATCAAACGTGCGGCCGCAGCCGTCGAGGAATACGCGAAGCTCGCGGAGGAGTCACGCATCCCCCGGTACATGCTCTATGCGTACTCGCGGCGGGCAACGATGGCCGGACTCGCAGGCCGGTATGAGGAGTTCGACCGCTGGGTGCACCTCGCGTACGACGTCGGTACCCGCGCGCAAGAGCCCGACGCGATCCAGGTCTACACGGGCCAGATCATGGTTCCTTCCGTCCAGCGAGGAGACCTCGAGAAGGTCAAAGAGGCGATCGCGAGTCTGACGACGTACTCGCAAGGATTCGGTTCCCGGCTCCCGTGGTTCGATCTGCTCTACGCCTATCTGCGTTGGCACCTGGGGGATCACGAGGAGGCCGTCCGCGACTTCGATCTGGTGATGTCGGAGGGATTGAACAGCCTGCTTTGGGGCGGTCTGGTCACCTCCTTCGCCGCCGCCATGCTGGCGGAGCTCGCCGTCGAGATGGGCCGTCTCGAAGAAGCGGACGACTTGATCGAGATCCTCCGTCCGTTCGAGCACCGGAACATCGTGGCAGGCGGCGCCGTGTGGTGCCTCGGCGCCGGTGCCCGGTACATGGGCTTGCTCGAGGCTGCCACCGGGCGACTCGAAGAAGCGATCGAGCACCACGCGGTCGCTCTCGAGCTCCATGAGCGTATGGCGGCCCGGCCGTGGATCGCGACCACCCTTCTCGACCAAGCGGACGCCTGGCTCCGCCGAGGCAGGCCGGGCGACGCGACCCAGGCGATCGCGGCGCTCGATCGAGCTCTCGCGATCGCACACGACATCGGGATGACGCCGCTCGCCGAGCGAGCGGTCGCCCTGAAGCTCGAAGCCCAAGGCGCGGTGCTCCCGGCCGACATCAAGACGTCGATCGACCGGGTCGCGTCGTCGCTGGAACGCGAGCGCCCGAACCTTCGAACGCACGCGGCGCCCGACGGAACGGTCACCTTGCTCTTCACCGACATCGAGGGTTCCACGGCCCTGAACGAGCAGGTCGGCGACCGCCGGTGGATCGAACTGCTCCGTATGCACAACGCGATCGTGCGCGAGCAGGTCGCCGCGCAGGGCGGGTTCGAGGTGAAGTCGTCGGGCGACGGCTTCATGGTCGCCTTCTCCTCGGCGCGACGCGCGGTCGCCTGCGCCGTCCAGATCCAGCGAGCGCTCGCCGGGCACGCGGACAAGAACCCCGACGACGCGATCCGCGTCCGTATCGGCCTGCACACCGGTGAAGCGATCGCGGAGGAGGGCGACTTCTACGGCCGCCACGTGAACCTCGCCGCCCGAGTGGGCGCCGCGGCCGAGGGGGGCGAGATCCTCGTGTCCTCGCTGCTGCGCGAGCTCACGGCCTCGAGCAAGGAGTTCGAGTACGGCGAGGCGCGAGACGTTCAACTCAAAGGGCTGGCCGGCACGCACCGCCTGTACCCGGTGAGGTGGTGATGGCCCAGGGCTTCGTCGCCGTGCTGGAGCCGGGCGACCTCGAGGCGCTGACGGCGTGGGGGAGCGCGCGGCGCTTCCGCCGCGGCGCGATGCTCTTCCACGAAGGCGAAGGCGCCGAGCACGTTCTCATCGTTCGCGCCGGCCGCGTGAAGGTGTCGAGCTTCACCGCGGACGGACGGGAGGTCGTCCTCGCGGTTCGCGGCCCCGGCGAGCTCCTTGGGGAGCTGTCTGCGATCGACGGCGAGCCGCGCTCGGCTTCGGCCAGCGCGCTCGAGCAGGTCGACGTGCTGAGCGTGCCGGCCGAAGACTTCCGCGCCTTCCTGGAGATGCGCCCGCGCGTCACGGTGTCGCTCATGCAGATGCTCTCCCGGAAGCTCCGCGACGCCGACCGGAAACGGATCGAGTTCGGTGCACACGACACCGTGGGGCGCGTGTGCCACCGGCTGGTCGAGCTTGCCGAGCGTTTCGGCGAGGAGTCCACGCGTGGGATCCGCATCGCGCTCCCGCTGTCGCAGCAAGAGCTCGCCGGCTGGACCGGCGCCTCGAGAGAAGCCGTGAGCAAGGCGCTCCATCAACTCCGATCGCGCGGCTACATCGAAACCGCGCGGCGCGGGATCACCGTCCTCGACCTGCCGGCGCTCCGTCGCCGCGCGATGTGAAGGGAGGCTACCGATGTCGGAGCTCGGCACGATCCTAGGGGTCTGGGCACATCCCGACGACGAGACATACCTGACCGCCGGGCTCATGGCGCGAGCGGCGGACGACGGCGACCGGGTCGTGTGCGTGACTGCTACGAAGGGCGAAGGCGGCTCCTGGGACGAGAAGCGCTGGCCTTCGGAGACGATGGGCGAGGTGCGAGACACCGAGCTGATGGAGTCGCTGCGCATCCTCGGCGTGAGCGAGCACCACTGGCTCGGCTACATCGATGGTTCGTGCGCCGATGTTCCTCCCGAGGATGCTACCGCGAAGGTTCAAGCGATCATGGAAGAGGTCTCTCCGGATTCCGTCTTCACGTTCGGGCCCGACGGCATGACCGACCACGCCGATCACAAGGCCGTCTGCGCCTGGACGACGGAGGCCTTCCGTCGTATCGGGAAGCGGGGGGCGAAGCTCTATTACGCGACGACAACCAAGGAGTGGGCGGACGAGTTCGTTCCTCGCATGAACAAGTTCAACGTGTTCGCTCCCGGATTGCCCCCGGTCAGTCCGCCGGACGAGCTGGCGATCGACTTCGCGCTCGAACCGGGCTTGATGGACCGCAAGCTACAGGCGATCGAGGCGCACGTCTCGCAGGTCGAGTACATGCTTCGCTACTTCGGCCAGGATTTCTTCCGGGAGGCGCACAAGATCGAGCTGTTCCGGCTCGCCGAGTCTCGGTGAGGGTGGGTTGGGCTCGGACTGGGTAGGGGAACGAGGTTATGCCTAGGAAGCGCCGACCCCCGCCGGAGGAGACCGCTGCGAGCGAGTTCTCCGCCGAGCTCGAGCCGCACATCGGCGAGCTCGACGGGGTCGAGATCATCTGCGGCATCCCTTCGTTCAACAACGTGCGAACGATCCCCAACGTCGTCCGCGCCGTCGAGGCCGGGCTGCGCCGGGCGTTCCCCGGCGTTTCGGCCGCCATCGTCGTGTCCGACGGCGGCTCCGAGGACGGCACCGTCGCCGCCGCGATGGAGGCCTCGACCGGACCCGACGAGGAGTTCCTGCTGATCGATCCGAAGGCGCCCTCGCCGAAACGGCTGGCCCTCCAGTACCGCGGGATCTCCGGGAAGGGCAGCGCGTTCCGCACGCTGTTCTCCGTCGCGGAGATGGTCGGCGCCCGGGCGTGCGCCGTGTTCGACTCGGATCTGCGCTCGATCACGCCGCAGTGGGTCGAGGCGCTCTTGCGCCCGGTGCTCGTCAACGGACACGACTTCGTCGCGCCGATGTACGCGCGCCATAAGTACGACGGAACGATCACCAACGCGATCGCGTTCCCCCTGACGTCCGCGCTCTACGGATCGCTGGTCCGCCAGCCGATCGGCGGGGAGTTCGGCTTCTCCGGCCGGATGGCCGCGAGCTGGGCCCACCGCGACGTCTGGGGCACCGACGTCGCTAGGTACGGCATCGACATCTGGATGACCACGACCGCCATCGTCGAAAGATTCCGGGTTTGCCAGACACAGCTCGGCGCGAAGGTCCACGACGCGAAGGACCCCGGCACGCACCTCGGCCCGATGTTCCGGCAGGTCGTCGGCTCGCTGTTCGCCCTCGCCGGCCGCTACGTCGACCGGTGGAGCGACGTCGAGGACATGACGTCGGTGTCCACGTACGGCTTCCGCGCCGCGACGTCCGCCGAGGAGATCCGCATCAAGGCGGGGCGGCTCACATGGCGCTTCATCGAGGGATACATGAAGTACGAGAAGCTCTGGCGCGACGTACTTTCGGCCGAGACGCTCAACGCCGTCGTCCGGGCGACCGACGAGGCGGCCGAGAAGACCGAGGGCTTCGTGCTCCCCGCCGACCTGTGGGCGCACATCGTCTACGACTACCTCGTCGCGTTCAGTGCGGCGGAAGTCGACTCATCGGTTCTGCTGGACTCGATGATCCCGCTGTACTTCGCGCGCACGGCGACGTTCGTGCAG
This window harbors:
- a CDS encoding PIG-L family deacetylase — encoded protein: MSELGTILGVWAHPDDETYLTAGLMARAADDGDRVVCVTATKGEGGSWDEKRWPSETMGEVRDTELMESLRILGVSEHHWLGYIDGSCADVPPEDATAKVQAIMEEVSPDSVFTFGPDGMTDHADHKAVCAWTTEAFRRIGKRGAKLYYATTTKEWADEFVPRMNKFNVFAPGLPPVSPPDELAIDFALEPGLMDRKLQAIEAHVSQVEYMLRYFGQDFFREAHKIELFRLAESR
- a CDS encoding glycosyltransferase is translated as MPRKRRPPPEETAASEFSAELEPHIGELDGVEIICGIPSFNNVRTIPNVVRAVEAGLRRAFPGVSAAIVVSDGGSEDGTVAAAMEASTGPDEEFLLIDPKAPSPKRLALQYRGISGKGSAFRTLFSVAEMVGARACAVFDSDLRSITPQWVEALLRPVLVNGHDFVAPMYARHKYDGTITNAIAFPLTSALYGSLVRQPIGGEFGFSGRMAASWAHRDVWGTDVARYGIDIWMTTTAIVERFRVCQTQLGAKVHDAKDPGTHLGPMFRQVVGSLFALAGRYVDRWSDVEDMTSVSTYGFRAATSAEEIRIKAGRLTWRFIEGYMKYEKLWRDVLSAETLNAVVRATDEAAEKTEGFVLPADLWAHIVYDYLVAFSAAEVDSSVLLDSMIPLYFARTATFVQEASADDQDAAEERIGRYADLFLERKPYLLRRWAEAGVQRTLAEQTVPPAGIEASETSEMLGAQSD
- a CDS encoding Crp/Fnr family transcriptional regulator — protein: MAQGFVAVLEPGDLEALTAWGSARRFRRGAMLFHEGEGAEHVLIVRAGRVKVSSFTADGREVVLAVRGPGELLGELSAIDGEPRSASASALEQVDVLSVPAEDFRAFLEMRPRVTVSLMQMLSRKLRDADRKRIEFGAHDTVGRVCHRLVELAERFGEESTRGIRIALPLSQQELAGWTGASREAVSKALHQLRSRGYIETARRGITVLDLPALRRRAM
- a CDS encoding protein kinase; translated protein: PPPPPPPEPARQPSLPSAFGGGRYKVERFLGEGGRKRVFLARDSRLERDVALALIKTEGLDESGLDRVRFEAQAMARLGDHQNIVTVFDVVEEDASMYLVCQYMSGGSVDDLIAAADGHGLPLEDTVRIGSQVAHALEHAHSRGVVHRDVKPGNVWLQENGSARLGDFGLAVALERSRLTAEGMMLGTVAYMAPEQAMGRAPDARSDLYSLGAMLYEMLTGRPPFLGDEAVAIISQHIGTAPVAPSWHTPDVSPALERLVLGLLAKDPEKRPQSATEVRDALLVIATATSTTGPAAAAHEEANPLDRLAGGVFVGREREMDDLRAGLDDALSGRGRLLLLMGEPGIGKTRMADELTTYARLRGAQVLVGRCYEGEGAPAFWPWVQVIRSYVHDRDADALRSVMGTGAAEIAQVVSEIRDRIPDLPEPPALDPEQARFRLFDSIGMLLRNASRAQPLVVVLDDLHWSDEPSLLLLQFLAREMRSSRLLILGTYRDVELRRQHPLARTLADLARENVSQRVVLRGLLEEDVARYIEMTSGIAPSPELARTVHRETEGNPFFVSEIVRLLASEGKLERPAEGSWSISIPQSVREVVGRRLDQLSDGCNELLRIASVVGRDFALGVVQAAGELDGVAVMNAIEEARAARVIGEAPRSLDRYTFSHALIRETLYEEIPTTRRVMLHRRIGEVLEKLYADSQEPHLAELAHHFLEAAPGGDLEKALSYGERAADRALAQLAYEEAVRHCLRALDALELAPGNVARRCAYLLRLGEAQRRAGDTEGAREAFFKAADLARTTGDMRALAEAGIGLRAGASFGSVDERRATILEEALAGIGGDDPALRSRLSSELARTLYFSPQTERIRRLAEDAVAAGSASHDPIALAEALSAQAYVLWLADPPEERIESGKRIAQLARPVGDLELLLDGIMWGIIGFTEQADIKRAAAAVEEYAKLAEESRIPRYMLYAYSRRATMAGLAGRYEEFDRWVHLAYDVGTRAQEPDAIQVYTGQIMVPSVQRGDLEKVKEAIASLTTYSQGFGSRLPWFDLLYAYLRWHLGDHEEAVRDFDLVMSEGLNSLLWGGLVTSFAAAMLAELAVEMGRLEEADDLIEILRPFEHRNIVAGGAVWCLGAGARYMGLLEAATGRLEEAIEHHAVALELHERMAARPWIATTLLDQADAWLRRGRPGDATQAIAALDRALAIAHDIGMTPLAERAVALKLEAQGAVLPADIKTSIDRVASSLERERPNLRTHAAPDGTVTLLFTDIEGSTALNEQVGDRRWIELLRMHNAIVREQVAAQGGFEVKSSGDGFMVAFSSARRAVACAVQIQRALAGHADKNPDDAIRVRIGLHTGEAIAEEGDFYGRHVNLAARVGAAAEGGEILVSSLLRELTASSKEFEYGEARDVQLKGLAGTHRLYPVRW